ACGCTGTCGTGCATTGTCTGTCCGATGTCCGATTAACATCAAacttggcgagcattcatatttcatatggacgaACTTAACTTCCGAACCGCATGCTCAAATTCCTTCCGAAACctcgacttttgaggttaagacCCGGGGCCCTACCTagcccttcaacaagcctatctttgcCCTTCATGTCTGATGTCTCAACTTGTCTTCAATGTTCACTTCACGTGGtagtgtgttggatgatgcatcgtcCTCCTCGATCGCATCATGGAACTCTTCTATATTGGCCCGCATGTGGCTGGATGGACATCTCTTGAGGGACGCCGCTTTGCTTGTTATgttgagggtcacaacctattCTCTGCAGagtatggttgtgacattctccccatTTAACTTATTCAACGTCCTTGATGACTTACTTGGGACACAATCGTATTGCAGATTGTGAGACTGGGCTTataggggtggattgtgagatccttaCCTCGATTGGACAGACAGGACACTATACCCTCAGGAGGGATGGACTATGAGATCCACATCAGTtcgagaagagaacaaaacattgttaCAAAGCCACACCCAGCATGAAATGAAAAGTCAAAgaatacaatatctactgggTGAATTTGACTTTATATCTTTACTCGGGAGGAGAATAtgttttataaactaaaacaaTCGATAAATTTTCGATtactttcaatattattttagtatataaatatataagatattattattaggagttaaaaaaaaatgaaaatagaaagaaattaaaaaaaaaaaaaaaacacacgtGACTTGTTTGAccatatcaaatttatttttattttataatttataaatatatacttttaatgaatgaattaaaaattaagaatttaaaataataaagatttgATTGTGGCACGTGGCTGAGCCGGTAACAGGTCAAGGGACCATGGTCTGCCAGAATCAGAGAGCCTTCCTGCCTTCTTCACAAGAAAACCCTCCTCCTCCAACCGTCTCTCTacctctctctcctctcctcaTAATAAAGCAGAATTTTCTTCACAGTGCTTGCCTCCGCCATCTGAACACCTGAGAATCGCCGGAAATTCTCTGTTGTTACCATCATTGTTCTCTTTCCGTCGACTCCTCTCCTCATTTTGTCTGCGTCTCTTTCGACGCTCCACGGTATGACACATGCTGTACTATGCTGTACTCACCAAAATCATAGATGCACGTGCAATTTGAATGTAGATTGTAGAGCTTATTTATCCTTTGACGGCTCTCTGTTTTGTGTAGTCGttctgtttttgttgattGGAATATTAGTGAACGGCGGTAGAAGGATGCTTGGAGTTCATGtcgtttcttttcttatttttgccACATATCGGTGTTTTTATGACTTAAAGAGCATAGGATTGTAGATTTTTCGTTGTGCTCTATTCATCGATGGCCTTGTGTTAGTGTTGATTCTCTGTTTTGCTGTTCGAATGTGTGCGAATGGAACTTGGGAcgtgtatttattttaatatcttccATGTCCATatgtttgtaattttttttttttttttttttttcctgttttaAAGAGATTTTCAAGTCCAAATTAAGTGTGGATCCTGCCACTTTCTTTTATCTGCAGTTGCAATTACATGAATTTTGCAAGATGAATTGAAGGAACCAAATAATTTTTCGTTGTGATTTGGAGTGGGATCACATAAAGTATTTCTATGGAGAACTTGAATTTGTTTACTTGTTGTCTCGCACCTTCAAAGCCTCCATTTTCCTTTGAGGCTTAAGAAAAGTGTTTGACTNTTTTTCTATGGAGAACTTGAATTTGTTTACTTGTTATCTCGCACCATCAAGCCTCCATTTTCCTTTGAGGCTTAAGAAAAGTGTTTGACTCAAGGTTAGTTGAGTTAAGAAGTCAGCCAGCATAGGTTGACCTACAGCTTGGCCAATGTAAATGATAAGGGCTTAAAAGGATGATTTCAAGCCACTTTCCTAGGATTTAAGGCCCTAGGAGTTTTCTTGACAACCAAAAGGCTAGATCAAACTCTagttgatataaaaaaaacatggagtTAAGAAGTCAACTCCTACATTTTTATGTGGATTCGCTTATCCCATGATATGGGTTTCTAATTGATAACTTTACTTTACTTTCAAATTGATTGTTATTTTACCAGATGAAATTAAGNTTCCTAGGATTTAAGGCCCTAGGAGTTTTCTTGACAACCAAAAGGCTAGATCAAACTCTAgttgatataaaaaaacatggaGTTAAGAAGTCAACTCCTACATTTTTATGTGGATTAGCTTATCCCATGATATGGGTTTCTAATTGGTAACTTTAGTTTACTTTCAAATTGATTGTTATTTTACCAGATGAAATTAAGCTCGTGTTTCCTTATAGTTTTTGGTTATCCTGTAAATCTAATCTTGCAACTTCTTGAGTTCTCAATCTTTTTTGCTCACAGTATTTGACTACCATTATTGTGGCTTACCAGTTATCTAGACTAACCTTATGTGATTTTCTAGGTTCAAGATGTCTGTNAACTTCTTGAGTTCTCAATCTTTTTTGCTCACAGTATTTGACTACCGTTATTGTGGCTTACCAGTTACCTAGACTAACCTTATGTGATTTTCTAGGTTCAAGATGTCTGTTGGCTCTAAAAAAGAATCTGAGACTGATAGTTTGAAGAAGTATCAAGACTTCTATTATGCGGATCTGAAGCAAGGTCTCATAAGAATTAAAGCTTCTGGTTCTATGTATAGATGTCCATTCTGCCATGGGAGGAGTGGAAAGGAGGACTTCCAATTTAAGGAGCTTCTCCGACATGCTTCTGGTGCAGGGAGAAGCTCACAGAGCTGGACCATAAAGGAAAGGGCAAAACACTTGGCTTTGGAGAGGTATATGAATAAGTATTTTTGTCTTGAAGATCAACCTCAGCCTGTCCGCAAGGAGCAGCGTGATGACCGTGGTCAGCCTCAACCTGTCCACAAAGGGCAGTGTTATGATCGTGATCAATCTCAAGCTATCTGCAAGGAGCAGCGTTATGATTGTGATCGACCTCAAACTGTCTGCAAGGAGAAACGCTATGATTGCAAACAACCTCAACTTGTCCACAAGGAGCAGCATTATGATCGTGATCGACCTCAATCTGTCTTCAAGGAGCAGAATTACGATTGTGATCGACCTCAATCTGACTGCAAGCAGCAGCATTACGATCATGATCAACCTCAATCTGTTCACAAGGAGGAGGGCTATGATCGTGATCAACCTCAACCTGTTCACAAGGAGCAGTATTATGATCGTGACCAACCTCAGCCAAAGGATCAACCTCAACTTGTACACAAGGAGCAGCATTATGATTGTGATCGACCTCAATCTGTCCGCAAGGAGCAGCATTACAATCGTGATCGACCTCAATTTTTTCGCAAGGAGGAGGTTTATGATCATGATCAACCTCAACCTGTTCACAAGGAGCAGTATTATGATCGTGATCAACCTCAACTGAAGGGTCAACTCGAAGTTCGGAACCACTTTCTTCCAGAGGATCAACCTCAAGTTGTCCAAAAGGAGCAGCATTATGATCGTGATCGACCTCAATCTGTTCGCAAGGAGGAGAGTCATGATCATGATCAACCTCAACCTATTCACAAAGAGCAGTATTATGATCGTGATCAACCTCAACCGAAGGATCAACTCGAAGTTCGCAACCACTTTCTTCCAGAGGATCAACCTCAAGTTGTCCAAAAGGAGCAGCATTATGATCGTGATCGACCTCAATCTGTCCGCAAGGTGCAGCATTACGATCGTGATCGACCTCAATTTGTTCACAAGGAGGAGCGTTATGATCATGATCAACCTCAACCTGTTCACAAGGACCAGTATTATGATCGTGATCAACCTCAACCGAAGGATCAACTCAAAGTTCGAAACCCCTTTCTTCCAGAGGATCAACCTCAACCTATCCGCAAAGAGCAGTGTTATGATCGTGATCAGTTGTTTGTCTGGCCTTGGATGACTATTGTAGCAAACATACAAACTGAGATACATGCTGGACGACNCTGCAAGGAGCAGTGTTATGATCGTGATCAGTTGTTTGTCTGGCCTTGGATGGCTATTGTAGCAAACATACAAACTGAGATACATGCTGGACGACGTGTTGGGGAAAGTGGTTCCAAACTTAGAGATGAATTTATGAGACAAGGTTTTAACCCTTTGAAGGTTCATCCTCTGTGGAACCGCTTTGGTCATTCTGGATATGCAGTTGTAGAGTTTAACAAGGATTGGGATGGTTTTAGAAATGCcttaatgtttgaaaatagCTTTGAAGTTGACCATCAGGGGAAGAAGGACTATAATGTTTCAAGAGACCGGGGAAAGAAATTGTATGGTTGGGTGGCAAGGGATGATGACTACAACTCGAAAAGCGTATTTGGGGATTATCTGCGGAAGAATGGGGACTTGAAAACTGTATCGGGTAAAGAGGCTGAGGATAACAGTAAAGCATTAAGGCTTGTCTCAAACTTGACCAATACactggaaaataaaaatctacaTCTTAAGGAGATCACTCACAAAGTTCTAGAGACTAATGCATCCTTAAATAATATGATGGAACAGATGGACGAAACGGTTAAAATTTACAATGACAGTAAGATTGCATTTTCTTAGTATCTTTCCATATTATGCGCACAAAGATTGGCTTCTTGGTCATTCTATCTTTCCATAGCTTACTTTCTCTTTATTTCACCTCTCNTCATTCTATCTTTCCATAGCTTACTTTCTCTTTATTTCACCTCTCTAGACATTAGAAGAATGCAGCAGGATGCACGGGATCATTTAGAACATATTGTCTCGGAACATGAAAAGGTTAAACTACAATTAAAAGATCAGAAGAAGGAACTTCAGCAACGTGAGCATCAACTGCTTGATCGTGAGGCTCAAAATGATAATGAGAGAAGAAAGTTGTATcaggagaagaaaatggtaCTTATACTTCTGCCTTGTTTCATCTCGagaagtttttaaattattatttttggcgTCCTCGAGTTCTAGAGCTTTTACCCTTCAAAGATGTGTTTCTTGTAGGAGAATCTACAACATGGACTCATAAGAACAGGctgtaaatttgaaattttgcttGATGTTTGAAGCTTGCTaccattttataatttttaattcaacagaCTTGAATCCAATATTGCTCGCTTTCCATATTGCGCTACATCAGGCTTCTAGCTGTATAAGTTTCTACCAAGTACCTTATCTTAAAGAAAGCACAGTGTATCCTCTTTTGTGTTTTGCCATTCTGGAGTATTTAAATTACGTCTCTAGTAATTGATCCCTTTGTAGACTAGATACTCCTGTTGAGAGTCTAAAGAATATGTCTTCTTGACGGGGAAAAAAgggttttaattttctaatgtGAGCTTTTTTTTGTCAGAATGAAAGGGCCACTTTGGAGCAAAAGAAGGCAGAAGATGAAGTCTTGCTTCTAGCAGGGGAACAACAAGTGTGcatcatatttattatttcttatgGTCTTTCTTTGCCTCCATCATGGCTATGGTTGTGCATATTcatctattttgttttgattctttttcccAAGTAAATGTCATTCAAGTTCgttgtatttttttcaatcattATTGCCTGTTAGTTCTATACTTATTCTTCCGCATATAacttggattttcatattttaagaaGATACATGTGCGTGTATATACAATGATTTAGACCCTTCTCAACCTTCTTATCTCTTTAGTTTCATTCAGGTTTGAAAATCTTCAATTGGAAGAACAATTTGGTCCAAGGATCTCAGTAGTTACTTTTCGtgcaaattttgttttttcgcATGCTGAATCTGGCTAGCCTGGATTGGTTCTGCTCATTTCATATGTTTTGAAGCTTTCCATATAAGATTTAGGTTCTTTCTTATTTGGTTTCAGttggtaaaatattaatattgttaaagagaaaaatcttcagatttaaatttttgttttttgtttttattgttttttaccAAATGTTATATGATTGGTTGGTTATTTTGTGAGATCGGTAGAGGCCTAAGCGTGCTGGAACACTCATAGATATAAATAACATGCTTTCTTGTGTGGTAATTAAGATTAATTTGTGATGAATTGGGTGTTCATAATTTTACTTCTTATTgcagaaagagaaggaaaagctTCACAAAAAGATCATAGAGCTGGAACAGAAGCTTGATGCAAGACAAGCATTAGAGTTGGAAATTGAGAGGCTGAAGGGCTCGTTAGAAGTAATGAAACATATGGGTGAGGATGGAGATGATGATgccaagaaaaaaatggaccAGATTCAACAAGATTTGaatgagaaggaagaagaatttgaatactttcaaaacatcaatcaaaATCTCATCATCAAAGAGCGTAGAACCAATGATGAAGTTCAAGATGCGCGCAAAGAATTGATTCATGTATTTacctgaaattttgaattttcctaTTCATCTCTTATTTGTTCCTAGTGAAATACATTGACTTTAAAAAGGTCTAGTTACATTGGCAATATCGAAGCTGACTTTTGGATAATGCCTTCATCCCTTGTAATTTAATTCCTTCACTCACAGGTGTATGGCGGTTCGTCGACCAGAGCCTTTATTGGTGTCAAGAGAATGGGGGATCTTGACAGCAAACCATTCTGCACAGCCATAAAGTTGAAGTATGCCAAGGAAGAAGCAGATGAGAAAGCAGTAGAGTTGTGCTCAGAATGGGAGGACAAGCTTCGTGACCCTAGCTGGCATCCCTTCAGGATTATAGAGGACGATGGAGGACAAGCTAAGGTATGCATTTAAACGTTTGCGTTTATTCCCTGTTgtggtttttcctttcggcgTGTTCTGATGATTGGGTTTTAAGAGGGTCAGTCACCCGTCGACATATATTCAAACGGGatggaatttgaaaatgaaacattcaaaCCCCTGCAACATGCAACAGTtcaatattgttttctttgagttttttttttcgggattttcttcaagatttttaaaacgtgtctgttagagagaagttcttacacccttataaagaatgttttgttcctctctccaaccgatgtgggatctcacaatccaccccccttcaaagcccaacgtcctcgctagcactcattcctctctccaatcaatgtgagatctcacaatacacccccctttggagcccattgtcttcactagcacaccgcccaacATCCACCTCTTTctaggcccagcgtcctcgctggcacactgtccgatgtctggctctgataccatttgtaatggccctatcccaccactagcagatattgttctatttgggttttccGTTTTCGGACTTCttatcaaggtttttaaaacgtgtctactaaagagagtttttcacacccttataaagaatggttcaTTCCCTTATTTAAccgacatgagatctcacaataacaatttttatctTTGTTCGATAACAGTTTCCCACCTTATAACTTTTCCCTTCAGTGTATTCTGATATTGGGAAAACTATTTAATGAGATAGTCTATGACTAATGTTGTTTTTGCATTTTGGACACATGTaaaagaaactgaaaaaaagTTGCATATCTTCCTGTTTTCCTGATATTGGGTTTTAGTAGGGGACATATTTTGAAGTGAAAGGAGTGGATTTGCCTTTGCTTCATGTTATGATTCTCAAACAACCATGGATGTGTGTTCAGGAAATtattgatgaaaatgatgagatGTTGAAGAATTTGAGGAATGAGTATGGAGATGAAGTTTACAAGGCCGTTGTTACAGCCTTGATGGAAATGAACGAATATAACCCAAGTGGTAGATATACAGTTTTGGAGCTGTG
This genomic interval from Cucurbita pepo subsp. pepo cultivar mu-cu-16 chromosome LG20, ASM280686v2, whole genome shotgun sequence contains the following:
- the LOC111783048 gene encoding protein INVOLVED IN DE NOVO 2-like, yielding MSVGSKKESETDSLKKYQDFYYADLKQGLIRIKASGSMYRCPFCHGRSGKEDFQFKELLRHASGAGRSSQSWTIKERAKHLALERYMNKYFCLEDQPQPVRKEQRDDRGQPQPVHKGQCYDRDQSQAICKEQRYDCDRPQTVCKEKRYDCKQPQLVHKEQHYDRDRPQSVFKEQNYDCDRPQSDCKQQHYDHDQPQSVHKEEGYDRDQPQPVHKEQYYDRDQPQPKDQPQLVHKEQHYDCDRPQSVRKEQHYNRDRPQFFRKEEVYDHDQPQPVHKEQYYDRDQPQLKGQLEVRNHFLPEDQPQVVQKEQHYDRDRPQSVRKEESHDHDQPQPIHKEQYYDRDQPQPKDQLEVRNHFLPEDQPQVVQKEQHYDRDRPQSVRKVQHYDRDRPQFVHKEERYDHDQPQPVHKDQYYDRDQPQPKDQLKVRNPFLPEDQPQPICKEQCYDRDQLFVWPWMAIVANIQTEIHAGRRVGESGSKLRDEFMRQGFNPLKVHPLWNRFGHSGYAVVEFNKDWDGFRNALMFENSFEVDHQGKKDYNVSRDRGKKLYGWVARDDDYNSKSVFGDYLRKNGDLKTVSGKEAEDNSKALRLVSNLTNTLENKNLHLKEITHKVLETNASLNNMMEQMDETVKIYNDNIRRMQQDARDHLEHIVSEHEKVKLQLKDQKKELQQREHQLLDREAQNDNERRKLYQEKKMNERATLEQKKAEDEVLLLAGEQQKEKEKLHKKIIELEQKLDARQALELEIERLKGSLEVMKHMGEDGDDDAKKKMDQIQQDLNEKEEEFEYFQNINQNLIIKERRTNDEVQDARKELIHVYGGSSTRAFIGVKRMGDLDSKPFCTAIKLKYAKEEADEKAVELCSEWEDKLRDPSWHPFRIIEDDGGQAKEIIDENDEMLKNLRNEYGDEVYKAVVTALMEMNEYNPSGRYTVLELWNFKEGRKATLKEGAAHILKQWKLHKRRKS